GGCGGGCCGCGCAGACCTCGATGGCCTGCAGTCGGCCACCGCGTTCGACCAGTTCATCGTCAAGTACAAGGCGGGGGCCCCGGCACGGACCGACGCCGCGATCCGCGCGCGCGGGCTGGATGCCGCCGCGCAGGCGCTGGTCGGCGCCTCGCCGGCGATGCGGACCACGGGTGCGCCGCGGATCGCCCACCAGCGGCGCCTGGTGATCGGCGCGGACGTGATCCGGGTCGATCGCAAGCTCGACCGCGTGGATGCCGAGACGCTGATGCGCCAGCTCGCGGCCGACCCGGCCGTTGAATACGTCGAAGTCGACAAGATCAACAAGCCGCTGCTGACCCCGAACGATCCTCGCTACGCCTCGCAGTGGCATTACCACGAGGCCACCGGCGGCCTCAACCTGCCGTCTGCCTGGGACAAGTCCACCGGCACAGGCGTGGTGGTGGCGGTGCTCGACACCGGCATCGTCAGCCACAGCGACCTCAACGCCAATCGCCTGGCGGGCTACGACTTCATCTCCAACACATCGGTCGCCGGCGACGGCAACGGCCGCGACAGCGATCCCAGCGACCCGGGCGACTACTACGGCGGCTACGCCTCGAGCTGGCACGGCAGCCACGTGGCGGGCACCGTCGCCGCGGTCACCAACAACAACAACGGCGGTGCGGGCGTCGCATTCAACGCGAAGATCGTGCCGGTGCGCGTGCTCGGTCGCGGAGGCGGCTACGATTCGGACATCATCGACGCGATCGCCTGGGCTTCGGGCGGAAGTGTGTCCGGAGTGCCGGCCAACGCCAATCCGGCCGAGGTGATCAACCTCAGCCTGGGCGGCTCCGGCGCGTGTTCGACCTCGTGGCAGAACGCGATCAACGCGGCGGTCAACCGCGGCAGCACGATCGTCATCGCCGCCGGCAACGACAACGCCAACGTCTCCGGCTTCTCGCCCGGCAACTGCGCCAACATCGTCTCGGTGGCGGCCAACGACCGCCAGGGCAACCGCGCCTGGTATTCCAACTACGGCAGCCTGATCGACGTCACCGCGCCCGGCGGCGAAACCTGCGTGCCCAATGCCAGCAACACCGGCTGCACCTCGACCGCCACGCCGAACGAGGGCGTGTGGTCGACGGTGAACGCCGGCAGCACCACCCCGACCACCGAGTCCTACGCCTCGTTCCAGGGCACCTCGATGGCGGCGCCGCACGTGGCGGGCGTGGTCGCGCTGATGCAGGCGGTGGCACCGACGCCGCTCACGCCGGCGCAGGTCGAGACCATCCTCAAGGACACCGCGCGCTCGCTGCCAGGCAACTGCAGCGGCGGCTGCGGCGCCGGCATCGTCGATGCGAATGCCGCGGTGGTCGCGGCGATGGGCGGCACGCCGCCGGTGAACAATCCGCCGACCGCGAACTTCACCTCGTCCGCGAGCGGCCTCACGGTGCAGTTCACCGACACCTCCACCGACAGCGACGGCAGCATCGCCTCGCGCAGCTGGAATTTCGGCGACGGCACCACGTCGACCGCGGCCAATCCCAGCAAGACGTACTCGGCGGCGGGTACCTACACCGTGTCGCTGACGGTCACCGACGACGACGGCGCCAGCAACACCCGCACGCAATCGGTGACGGTGAGCAGCGGCGGTGGCGGCAGCGTGCTGCAGAACGGGGTGCCGGTCACGGGGATCTCGGGCGCATCGGGAAGCACGCAGTTCTGGACGATCAATGTCCCGGCCGGCGCCAGCAACCTGGTGATCGCCACCTCCGGCGGCAGCGGCGATGCCGACCTGTACGTGCGCTTCGGCTCGGCTCCGACCACGTCGGCCTACGACTGCCGCCCCTACCGCAACGGCAACAGCGAGTCGTGTTCGTTCGCCTCGCCGCAGGCAGGCACCTACCACGTCATGCTGCGCGGTTACTCGGCGTATTCGGGCGTCACCCTCACCGGCTCCTACTCGGCCGGCGGTGGCGGCGGCTCGCAGACCTACAGCAACGGCACCGACTATCCGATCAGCGACAACAGCACCGTCGAAAGCCCGATCGCGGTTTCCGGTCGCAGCGGCAACGCACCGAGCAACACGCCGGTGGCGGTCGACATCCGCCACACCTACCGCGCCGACCTGAAGGTCGACCTGGTGGCGCCGGACGGCAGCGTGTACGTGCTGCACAACCGCAGCGGCGGCAGCGCCGACAACATCATCGGCACGTACACCGTCAACCTGTCCAGCGAGCCGCGCAACGGCACCTGGCGGCTGCGGGTCAACGACAACGCGGGTGGCGACACCGGCTACATCAACAGCTGGAGCATCACGTTCTGATGCACCAAGCGAGGATCACCGCAAGATGAGGTGAAAGGGGCGGCACCCCGGGCAACCGGCGTGCCGCCTTTCTTTTTGATGGCGAAAGCCGATCGCAAGAGGAGTCGACGGAATGAAACTGATCACCGGTTGGATCATCGCGGGCATGCTGGCGGCGGGAGCGGCGCAGGCCGCGCCCGGCGACGCGCGACCTGCGGCTTTCAGCGAGCGGCTGCCCGCGGAACACACCGTGGAAGTACGCAGCATGCCCGGCGTCGATGTCGCCAGGCTGCGGGCGGAGGACGCGCGGCGCTCGGCGAAGCTGACCAATGCGCCGGTGCGGTTCGCCGCCCCGCTCGCGGTCGACATCACGCCCGCCACCGCGGGCGACTGGGATGCGGTAGGCGACCGGCTGGTCTGGCGCCTGCGCGTGCAGTCGAAGGACGCGCTGTCGCTGAACTTCGGCTTCAGCGAGTACGTCATGCCCGAGGGCGGGCACATGCTGGTCTATCCGGCCGGGCTGTCGCGCAATGCCAGCCAGGAGCTGATCCGCACCTTCACCAGCGACGACAACAAGCCGCACCGCAAGCTCTGGACGCCGGTGGTGTCGGGCGACCATGCGGTGATCGAGGTGGTGGTGCCGAAGGAGCGGGCGGGTGAGCTCAGGCTGCGCCTGACCAGCGTCAACCACGACTACGTCGGCTTCGACCGGCTGGCGCGCGTCGGCATGGTGCAGCCCGCGGGCGTGTCCGGCAGCTGCAACATCGACGTGGTCTGTCCCGAGGGCGACGAGTGGCGCGACCAGATCCGCTCGGTCGGCGCGTACTCGCGCTTCGGCACCTTCTACTGCAGCGGCTCGCTGGTGAACAACACCGCCAACGACCAGTCGATGTACTTCCTGACCGCGAACCACTGCGGCATGGGCACCGCCGACGCCGCGGCCAGCATCGTGGTGTACTGGAATTACCAGAACTCGGTCTGCCGCACGCCCGGCAGCGCGGAGAGCGGCGCCGACGGCGACGGCAGCCTCGACCAGAACCAGACCGGTGCGACGCCGCTGGCCAGCTACTCGGCCTCCGACTTCACCCTGCTCGAGCTCGACGAACCTGCGGACGAGGAATTCAACCTCTA
This sequence is a window from Luteimonas viscosa. Protein-coding genes within it:
- a CDS encoding S8 family serine peptidase, with protein sequence MSRVSKHPARLHALAAATAVALSSLVAAPALAGRADLDGLQSATAFDQFIVKYKAGAPARTDAAIRARGLDAAAQALVGASPAMRTTGAPRIAHQRRLVIGADVIRVDRKLDRVDAETLMRQLAADPAVEYVEVDKINKPLLTPNDPRYASQWHYHEATGGLNLPSAWDKSTGTGVVVAVLDTGIVSHSDLNANRLAGYDFISNTSVAGDGNGRDSDPSDPGDYYGGYASSWHGSHVAGTVAAVTNNNNGGAGVAFNAKIVPVRVLGRGGGYDSDIIDAIAWASGGSVSGVPANANPAEVINLSLGGSGACSTSWQNAINAAVNRGSTIVIAAGNDNANVSGFSPGNCANIVSVAANDRQGNRAWYSNYGSLIDVTAPGGETCVPNASNTGCTSTATPNEGVWSTVNAGSTTPTTESYASFQGTSMAAPHVAGVVALMQAVAPTPLTPAQVETILKDTARSLPGNCSGGCGAGIVDANAAVVAAMGGTPPVNNPPTANFTSSASGLTVQFTDTSTDSDGSIASRSWNFGDGTTSTAANPSKTYSAAGTYTVSLTVTDDDGASNTRTQSVTVSSGGGGSVLQNGVPVTGISGASGSTQFWTINVPAGASNLVIATSGGSGDADLYVRFGSAPTTSAYDCRPYRNGNSESCSFASPQAGTYHVMLRGYSAYSGVTLTGSYSAGGGGGSQTYSNGTDYPISDNSTVESPIAVSGRSGNAPSNTPVAVDIRHTYRADLKVDLVAPDGSVYVLHNRSGGSADNIIGTYTVNLSSEPRNGTWRLRVNDNAGGDTGYINSWSITF